One region of Culex pipiens pallens isolate TS chromosome 2, TS_CPP_V2, whole genome shotgun sequence genomic DNA includes:
- the LOC120412771 gene encoding uncharacterized protein LOC120412771: MAGKRPETGQGIDALIDKLKAQLPRYQEASVKQYRDFIQKNVGLFDVPERGKCNRKAAQLRQAGNRLYLEGNYNDALEKFNESICLSENDSDQLGMGYANRSAVYFEKGEYEFALANIELAKKHNYPHKLMPKLLARERNCHDRLQHGQSHGTVPFPPMDINVDVNPKIPFVADGISMKIYKEFGRGLVAEEDFRAGSVILDEKPAVVTNSLSYRYSNCSFCAADFSYSLIPCPGCVSYMYCSERCLQKDKRFSHRFECGIAEKLLNATYVSAIVGPKLFFLGLTLFGDDLDAMMEFCNGESAKGVGDPFELDFNVASELDQFKVLHKAGVYNITVIDFYRRIGAAVNYVVFMKYSPLKELVKTKAQRNFVLNCLLEYTRKGGALLLNTPTGSSTVSQFGSICNHSCDPNAVFSIQSGHIKLALLRPVRKGEQIVVTYGPSWWQPDPNYQSSYTCKCVVCVGRKWVVKRYSLPPGATRQGKELQNALLSRGPSNPEKLILLQQYIERYAPYHPDVQLVDGLKSFHFLLYMLMQFHQQRLDRAKAVEGSCPCCECRRLK, translated from the exons ATGGCAGGCAAACGGCCCGAGACCGGGCAGGGAATCGACGCGTTGATCGACAAGCTGAAGGCCCAGCTTCCGCGCTACCAGGAGGCGTCCGTTAAGCAGTACCGCGACTTTATCCAGAAGAACGTCGGCCTGTTTGATGTTCCGGAACGGGGCAAGTGCAACCGTAAGGCTGCCCAGCTGCGTCAGGCCGGGAATCGGCTGTATCTGGAGGGGAATTACAACGACGCGCTGGAGAAGTTCAACGAAAGCATTTGCCTTTCGGAAAACGACTCCGATCAGCTGGGAATGGGTTACGCCAACAG GTCCGCCGTTTACTTTGAGAAGGGCGAGTACGAGTTTGCGCTGGCCAACATTGAACTGGCCAAGAAACACAACTACCCGCATAAGCTGATGCCGAAATTGTTGGCCAGGGAGCGCAACTGTCATGACCGGCTCCAGCACGGCCAATCGCACGGGACGGTTCCCTTTCCCCCGATGGACATCAACGTGGACGTGAACCCGAAGATTCCCTTCGTGGCCGATGGAATTTCGATGAAGATTTACAAGGAGTTTGGGCGAGGATTGGTCGCCGAGGAGGACTTTCGCGCCGGGTCCGTCATTCTGGACGAAAAACCCGCGGTGGTCACCAACAGTCTGAGCTACCGGTACTCCAACTGTAGCTTTTGTGCTGCAGACTTTAGTTACAGCCTGATTCCGTGTCCGGGTTGCGTTTCGTACATGTACTGCAGCGAGCGATGTCTGCAGAAGGATAAACGGTTCTCGCACCGTTTCGAATGTGGCATCGCGGAAAAACTTCTGAACGCCACGTACGTCTCGGCAATCGTTGGACCGAAGCTCTTCTTCCTCGGGTTGACCCTATTCGGCGACGACCTGGACGCCATGATGGAATTCTGTAACGGAGAATCCGCTAAGGGAGTTGGCGATCCGTTCGAGTTGGATTTCAACGTGGCAAGTGAGCTCGACCAGTTCAAGGTTCTGCACAAGGCGGGCGTCTACAACATCACCGTGATCGACTTCTACCGCCGCATCGGCGCAGCCGTCAATTACGTGGTCTTCATGAAGTACTCTCCGCTGAAAGAGTTGGTCAAGACCAAAGCTCAGCGCAACTTTGTGCTGAACTGTCTGCTCGAGTACACCCGAAAGGGAGGCGCCCTTCTGCTCAACACCCCAACCGGCAGCAGCACCGTATCGCAGTTCGGCTCGATCTGCAACCATTCGTGCGACCCCAACGCCGTATTCTCCATCCAATCCGGTCACATCAAGCTAGCCCTGCTGCGTCCCGTCCGCAAAGGGGAGCAAATTGTGGTCACGTACGGACCCAGCTGGTGGCAGCCCGACCCAAACTACCAGTCGTCCTACACGTGCAAGTGCGTGGTCTGCGTCGGCAGGAAGTGGGTCGTCAAGAGGTACTCGCTTCCACCGGGGGCAACGCGTCAGGGAAAAGAGCTGCAAAATGCGCTGCTCAGTCGAGGCCCCAGCAACCCGGAAAAACTGATCCTGCTGCAGCAGTACATCGAACGGTACGCTCCGTATCATCCGGATGTCCAGCTGGTTGACGGGCTGAAGTCGTTCCACTTTCTGCTGTACATGCTGATGCAATTTCACCAGCAGAGGCTTGATCGTGCCAAGGCGGTGGAAGGCTCGTGCCCGTGCTGTGAGTGCCGCAGATTGAAGTAG
- the LOC120412726 gene encoding SET and MYND domain-containing protein 4-like, whose protein sequence is MLNATPEASEAFKETLMQRPLLHLRTQLWEQRPDLEEDASLDRYTRAIEECGLVGELPATETGKCARTAAALRAQGNRKYVARDYRSALLKYNESICHAGTESAELGLGYANRSAVYFAMNEFELALANVALAKEHHYPEPLMPKLVDREQNCQAKLAEDQSKGTIPKKRFELNVPVNPKIPFLADGIGMVRLEDFGRSMVATKSFAVGDVILHEKSILASIDLMKQFQCCNLCSAVESLNLIPCPNCVTVMYCSRECLERDFRLVHRFECPIAEKVQHLCYGFVNLGTKLFFYGLSLFNDDLDEMMRYCDRVKDGGNPLKLDYTRYDPLEEWKELYNLSAVTNPDREGNYRFFVAMRCLMFLGCPLVKSIVVTEQHKAFMRQCVLDCTRAGSYYRFDVTSPLFPVQSLFNHSCDPNVQISILSGHVKLVVIRPVRPGEQICFSYGFIWWDPQSNPLFQEKTPGVFECKCVVCDPIKKLEWQARKGRFNAEAKQALATIIRTVRPSPKVDLIQLKVLENFIERHAAIAHPHKDFGLILSLYCRWIYLLLKDEDDALRRAKILARLRGQSTAEVD, encoded by the exons ATGCTGAACGCAACCCCCGAGGCCTCGGAGGCCTTCAAGGAGACGCTCATGCAGCGGCCCCTGCTGCATCTGCGGACGCAGCTGTGGGAGCAGAGGCCGGACCTGGAGGAAGATGCCAGCCTGGACCGGTACACGCGGGCCATCGAGGAGTGCGGGCTGGTGGGCGAACTTCCGGCGACGGAAACGGGAAAGTGCGCACGCACGGCGGCCGCTTTGCGCGCCCAAGGCAACCGGAAGTACGTGGCGCGGGACTACCGGAGCGCGCTGCTCAAGTACAACGAGAGTATCTGCCACGCTGGGACGGAGTCGGCGGAGTTGGGACTCGGTTACGCTAATCG cTCAGCCGTCTACTTTGCGATGAATGAGTTCGAGCTTGCCCTTGCGAACGTCGCCCTGGCCAAGGAGCACCACTATCCGGAACCGTTGATGCCGAAGCTGGTCGATCGTGAGCAAAACTGCCAGGCAAAGCTTGCTGAAGATCAATCCAAGGGAACGATCCCGAAGAAACGGTTCGAGCTGAACGTACCGGTCAACCCGAAGATTCCCTTCCTGGCCGACGGAATCGGCATGGTTCGGCTAGAGGATTTCGGCAGAAGTATGGTCGCGACGAAGAGCTTCGCAGTAGGGGACGTAATTCTGCACGAGAAAAGCATCCTGGCCTCGATCGATCTGATGAAGCAGTTCCAGTGCTGTAATCTGTGCTCGGCGGTAGAATCGCTCAACCTGATTCCGTGCCCGAACTGCGTCACGGTCATGTACTGCAGCCGCGAGTGTCTCGAGCGTGACTTCCGGCTGGTGCATCGCTTCGAGTGTCCCATCGCCGAGAAGGTGCAGCATCTTTGCTACGGGTTCGTCAACCTGGGAACGAAGCTGTTCTTTTACGGGTTGAGCCTGTTCAATGACGACCTGGACGAGATGATGCGCTACTGCGATCGTGTGAAGGACGGAGGAAATCCGCTCAAGTTGGACTACACCCGGTACGACCCGTTGGAGGAGTGGAAGGAGCTGTACAATCTGAGCGCCGTCACGAACCCAGACAGGGAAGGCAACTATCGCTTCTTCGTTGCCATGAGGTGTCTGATGTTCCTGGGGTGTCCGCTGGTCAAGTCGATCGTGGTAACCGAGCAGCACAAGGCCTTCATGCGTCAGTGTGTCCTTGATTGCACCCGCGCCGGCAGTTACTACCGTTTCGATGTGACCTCGCCCCTGTTTCCGGTGCAATCCCTGTTCAACCACTCCTGCGATCCGAACGTGCAGATTTCGATCCTCTCCGGCCACGTAAAGCTGGTCGTCATCCGGCCCGTTCGTCCGGGTGAGCAGATTTGCTTCTCGTACGGGTTCATCTGGTGGGATCCGCAGAGCAACCCGCTGTTCCAGGAGAAAACTCCGGGCGTTTTCGAGTGCAAGTGCGTCGTCTGCGATCCGATCAAGAAGCTCGAGTGGCAAGCGCGCAAGGGTCGCTTCAACGCCGAGGCCAAGCAAGCCTTGGCCACGATCATTCGAACAGTTCGACCGTCCCCGAAGGTAGACTTGATCCAGCTGAAGGTGCTGGAGAATTTCATCGAAAGGCACGCCGCCATCGCCCACCCGCACAAGGACTTTGGGCTGATCCTGAGCTTGTACTGTCGTTGGATCTACCTGCTGCTGAAAGATGAGGATGACGCGTTGCGGCGGGCGAAGATCTTGGCGCGCCTCAGGGGACAATCGACCGCTGAGGtggattga